The Methanobrevibacter thaueri genome includes a window with the following:
- a CDS encoding carbohydrate kinase family protein encodes MEIFDNDLNAEVIGFGALNVDKLYSVENIASKDEESFIKGETDTPGGSAANTMVGLSRLGCSTSIIGKIAEDDDGDLIEYNLAINGIYTNNLIYSETGATGKCLGFVDSNGERCLYIDPGVNDEIRLDEINPLNIMRCKIMHYTSFVGDSFNTQIELLDLLNKECILSFDPGMLYVQKGFDELKPILDRTDILLINESELRLLCNNNESSLKELAIGFLDMGIETVVIKQGSKGVFAMNNNETCEVESYKCDVVDTTGAGDSFNSGFLYSYLKGYDLGKSCQIGNWVASKAIEGFGMEKFPSLKDLEDFF; translated from the coding sequence ATGGAAATATTTGACAACGATTTAAATGCAGAGGTCATAGGATTCGGAGCATTGAATGTTGATAAGCTATACTCTGTGGAAAACATAGCCTCAAAAGATGAGGAAAGCTTCATTAAGGGTGAAACCGATACTCCAGGAGGTTCTGCAGCAAATACTATGGTGGGTTTGTCAAGATTAGGATGTTCCACTTCAATAATTGGAAAGATTGCCGAGGATGATGATGGAGATTTGATTGAATACAATTTGGCAATCAATGGAATTTACACTAATAATTTGATTTACTCAGAAACGGGCGCTACCGGAAAATGCCTGGGATTTGTGGATTCCAATGGCGAAAGGTGCCTGTACATCGACCCGGGTGTCAACGATGAAATCAGACTGGATGAAATAAACCCGTTAAACATCATGAGGTGTAAGATAATGCATTACACATCATTTGTTGGTGATTCATTCAACACCCAAATTGAATTGTTGGATTTGCTTAACAAGGAATGCATATTAAGCTTCGATCCAGGAATGCTGTATGTCCAAAAGGGTTTTGATGAGTTAAAGCCTATACTTGATAGAACCGATATCCTGTTAATCAATGAATCAGAATTAAGATTATTATGTAATAATAATGAATCCTCCCTAAAGGAACTGGCTATTGGATTTTTAGACATGGGAATTGAAACTGTTGTTATAAAGCAAGGCTCAAAAGGAGTGTTTGCAATGAACAACAATGAGACTTGCGAGGTCGAGTCCTACAAATGTGATGTTGTGGACACCACCGGAGCGGGAGACAGCTTCAACAGCGGATTCTTATATTCCTATTTGAAAGGTTACGATTTGGGAAAATCATGCCAAATCGGTAATTGGGTGGCCAGTAAGGCTATTGAAGGATTCGGAATGGAAAAATTCCCGTCTCTAAAGGATTTGGAGGATTTTTTCTGA
- a CDS encoding NADH-quinone oxidoreductase subunit B family protein, which produces MLDAIKDVVRKSSIHVCIVNCGGCNGCDVECVALLSPRYDLEQYGIYVHNNPREADVLLLTGAVTEQWKDNLKRIYDKAPEPKIAVAVGNCPISGDVFAQEGGHVNAPASNFVPVAAEIPGCPPRPNEILEAILAVGPQAIADRGREQK; this is translated from the coding sequence ATGTTAGATGCTATTAAGGATGTTGTGAGGAAAAGCTCTATCCACGTCTGTATCGTAAATTGTGGCGGATGTAACGGATGTGACGTAGAATGCGTTGCGCTGTTATCTCCAAGATACGACCTAGAGCAATACGGCATATATGTTCACAATAATCCTCGTGAAGCTGATGTTCTGTTGTTAACCGGTGCAGTAACCGAACAATGGAAAGATAACTTAAAAAGAATATATGATAAGGCTCCTGAACCAAAAATAGCAGTAGCGGTTGGAAACTGCCCGATATCCGGAGACGTGTTTGCCCAAGAGGGAGGTCATGTCAATGCCCCTGCGTCAAATTTCGTCCCGGTTGCAGCAGAGATTCCTGGCTGTCCGCCAAGACCCAATGAAATATTGGAAGCCATCTTGGCTGTCGGACCGCAAGCTATTGCTGACCGTGGGAGGGAGCAAAAATGA
- a CDS encoding 4Fe-4S binding protein encodes MSVMIDSYTKTPRPLRHVDVDYVVDQTKCAECKDKPCLESCPIDAIYIDETDGLIKLKTTCFGCVLCRNACPFDAISLDVNMDPPLKENVPNINTKLCKACGACVQACKNGSIHIVADGNEMPHSQIDKDSCVRCGYCFRVCPTDAIKYGELLPKTVKGGKAIVVNQKNCIGCMTCTRVCPSMGAINVGRTNKLPYINPGYCARCEECMHSCPSGAIRYSSRKKAYKMYSEIKSFDIVSSIIDHDVKRLSLDLISLNKVLEKVGRSIALEFNDQSFENFIECKVNDMMERELKISLDSSIEIDKFTKLFGSYLMDRNIEVYDKKCIACGECYNVCPVNAIETNGPNPITINDDCVFCGKCVEACQFDAIGAYDDYFYSKDSDLYYARSYLHQQRLGDFSLSSEKCQACAICTKNCPVGALTLTDDDRIEFDSEKCIYCRTCEAICPLDAIRIVNFR; translated from the coding sequence GTGAGTGTTATGATTGACAGTTATACTAAAACACCAAGACCATTGAGACACGTTGATGTTGATTACGTAGTTGATCAGACCAAATGTGCGGAATGTAAGGACAAACCATGTTTGGAATCCTGTCCTATTGACGCAATATACATCGATGAAACTGATGGTCTCATAAAATTAAAAACCACATGTTTCGGTTGCGTATTATGTCGTAACGCTTGTCCATTTGATGCAATATCCCTTGATGTTAATATGGATCCTCCTTTAAAGGAAAACGTTCCAAACATCAACACAAAATTATGTAAGGCCTGTGGAGCATGTGTTCAAGCATGTAAAAACGGTTCCATTCACATTGTGGCTGACGGTAATGAGATGCCTCACAGCCAAATCGACAAGGATTCCTGTGTCAGATGCGGATACTGTTTCAGGGTATGTCCAACCGATGCGATTAAATACGGGGAGCTGCTTCCTAAGACCGTTAAGGGAGGAAAAGCAATCGTCGTTAATCAGAAAAACTGTATCGGCTGTATGACCTGTACAAGAGTATGTCCGTCAATGGGAGCAATTAATGTCGGAAGGACAAATAAGCTGCCATACATTAATCCGGGATACTGTGCAAGATGTGAGGAATGTATGCATTCCTGTCCGTCAGGCGCAATCAGGTACTCTTCACGTAAGAAGGCCTATAAGATGTACAGTGAAATCAAGTCATTCGACATCGTGTCCAGCATCATAGACCACGACGTTAAAAGATTATCTCTTGATTTAATCAGTTTGAATAAGGTTCTTGAAAAGGTAGGAAGGTCAATTGCATTGGAATTCAATGACCAAAGCTTCGAAAACTTCATTGAGTGCAAAGTGAACGACATGATGGAAAGGGAGCTTAAGATAAGTCTCGATTCCAGCATTGAAATAGACAAGTTCACAAAACTCTTCGGATCATATCTTATGGACAGGAACATTGAGGTTTATGATAAGAAATGTATAGCATGCGGTGAATGTTATAACGTCTGTCCTGTAAATGCAATTGAGACAAACGGTCCAAATCCGATTACAATTAATGATGACTGTGTATTCTGCGGAAAATGTGTCGAAGCTTGTCAGTTTGATGCGATTGGAGCTTATGACGATTACTTCTACAGTAAGGATAGTGACCTGTACTATGCAAGGTCATACCTGCATCAGCAAAGGCTTGGTGACTTTTCACTTTCTTCAGAGAAATGCCAGGCATGTGCAATCTGTACCAAAAACTGTCCTGTTGGCGCATTGACATTGACAGATGATGACAGAATCGAGTTTGACAGTGAAAAATGTATCTACTGCAGAACATGTGAGGCCATTTGTCCGCTTGATGCAATAAGAATAGTTAATTTCAGGTGA
- a CDS encoding hydrogenase large subunit, translating to MIVPIGPIHPALKEPIRLKLQTEGERVVKAEIEYGYVHRGIEKIMEGKTWQKAIYLSERVCGICSYEHTQTFAETIEKISDVDVPPRAQFLRVIANELDRIQSHLLANSTFFKSMDHETLFMHVLELREYAMDSIELLTGNRVNMGWNVVGGVRMDADERHFEPILENLKKIEDRFEIVRALFAEGPALALRCKGIGYMSKKEAIKGRAVGPIGRASDIKEDYRVGHYTYDDYFDFNVIRRKEGDNYARTMTRFDEIPESISLVRQAIENIPDGEVRTPADIKSGYAMRKNEAPRGEVTYMIETNGNLIKNISIRTPSITNMDSCARYMIRDVPTVADAVSTYASCDPCVACAERVAITNEAGKTIYKRLDEVI from the coding sequence ATGATCGTACCTATTGGCCCAATTCACCCGGCCTTAAAGGAACCTATCAGATTGAAGCTTCAAACTGAAGGTGAAAGAGTAGTTAAGGCAGAAATTGAATATGGTTATGTTCATAGGGGAATTGAAAAGATAATGGAAGGAAAAACCTGGCAGAAAGCAATCTATCTGTCTGAAAGGGTATGTGGTATATGTTCATATGAACACACACAAACCTTCGCCGAAACCATTGAAAAGATTTCAGATGTGGATGTGCCTCCAAGAGCCCAATTCTTGAGGGTAATTGCCAATGAATTGGACAGGATTCAAAGTCACCTGCTTGCAAATTCCACCTTCTTCAAGTCAATGGACCATGAAACATTATTCATGCATGTTTTGGAGTTAAGGGAATATGCAATGGACTCCATTGAACTGTTGACTGGAAATAGAGTCAATATGGGTTGGAATGTTGTCGGCGGTGTGAGGATGGACGCCGATGAGCGCCATTTCGAACCTATTCTTGAAAACCTCAAGAAGATTGAGGACAGGTTTGAAATAGTAAGGGCACTGTTTGCGGAAGGTCCTGCATTGGCCTTAAGATGTAAGGGTATAGGATACATGTCCAAGAAAGAAGCCATCAAAGGACGTGCCGTAGGGCCTATCGGAAGGGCCTCTGATATTAAGGAAGATTACCGTGTTGGCCACTACACCTATGATGATTATTTCGATTTTAATGTGATTAGAAGAAAAGAGGGAGACAATTACGCAAGAACAATGACAAGGTTCGATGAGATTCCGGAATCCATCAGCTTAGTCAGGCAAGCTATTGAGAATATACCTGATGGTGAAGTTCGTACTCCTGCTGACATCAAATCAGGATATGCAATGCGTAAAAACGAGGCTCCCCGTGGTGAAGTCACATACATGATTGAAACCAACGGCAATTTAATCAAAAACATTTCAATTAGAACCCCAAGTATCACTAATATGGATTCATGTGCAAGATATATGATTCGTGACGTTCCAACCGTTGCAGATGCGGTTTCCACTTATGCGTCATGCGATCCATGTGTGGCATGTGCTGAAAGAGTGGCTATCACAAATGAAGCCGGAAAAACCATTTATAAAAGATTGGATGAGGTGATATAA
- a CDS encoding formylmethanofuran--tetrahydromethanopterin N-formyltransferase has product MDYDKVEDTFFEAFQGKYVRALITGPTEKIVKRAAYDSTSTPSAVIGRVEGGVEGFLDESQTPDGRFGAIVQYWLGGDDVEKFAFELSYRLRQDVLVKPFTRIFDWSDKDSDEYIEMMDIVGHCGDGYEWIVEEYGRKMINVPIAVPDFHIEEKFKINDGTMGGNFWYLCETPEAVLEAGEAIIEAIMNVEGATAPFDICSAASKPETNFPEIGPTTNHVYCPSLKERLGDESKVPEGVNYIPEVVINAIDEESMNNAVKAGIDAALEFDGVIKISAGNFEGKLGDKNINLLDILK; this is encoded by the coding sequence ATGGATTATGATAAAGTAGAAGACACATTCTTTGAAGCATTTCAAGGAAAATATGTAAGAGCATTAATCACCGGCCCTACAGAAAAGATTGTAAAAAGGGCAGCATATGATTCAACCTCAACCCCAAGCGCAGTCATCGGAAGGGTTGAAGGGGGTGTGGAAGGATTCCTTGATGAATCACAAACACCTGATGGAAGATTTGGAGCCATTGTGCAATACTGGCTAGGTGGCGACGATGTTGAAAAATTCGCATTTGAACTGTCCTACAGGTTAAGGCAGGATGTGTTGGTCAAGCCATTCACACGTATCTTCGATTGGTCAGACAAAGACAGTGACGAGTATATTGAAATGATGGACATTGTAGGTCACTGCGGCGATGGGTACGAATGGATTGTAGAGGAATATGGAAGAAAAATGATCAATGTGCCGATTGCAGTGCCTGATTTCCACATTGAGGAAAAGTTCAAGATAAATGACGGAACCATGGGAGGAAACTTCTGGTACCTATGTGAAACTCCCGAAGCAGTGCTTGAAGCGGGAGAAGCAATAATTGAAGCTATTATGAATGTGGAAGGTGCAACAGCACCATTCGATATCTGTTCAGCAGCTTCAAAACCTGAAACAAATTTTCCTGAAATCGGTCCGACAACAAATCACGTTTACTGTCCTTCTTTAAAGGAACGCTTAGGTGATGAATCCAAGGTTCCGGAAGGAGTTAACTACATTCCTGAAGTTGTGATAAATGCCATTGATGAGGAATCAATGAACAATGCTGTCAAAGCAGGAATTGATGCAGCTTTGGAGTTTGATGGTGTTATAAAAATATCTGCAGGTAATTTCGAAGGTAAACTTGGAGATAAAAACATTAATTTATTAGATATCTTAAAGTAA
- a CDS encoding energy-converting hydrogenase subunit EhaL family protein, giving the protein MLDYMIYIITFTVGSILGLLYSYSKHGEPFVAVTKLNIPFMIVSIVGWFLGFNSGNVILSAIGFLLAGFVMGERPGYGRKETAIGLIVAIVAYVLLKWTV; this is encoded by the coding sequence ATGTTAGATTATATGATTTACATAATTACATTCACTGTGGGTTCAATCCTTGGTTTGCTTTACAGCTATTCCAAGCATGGCGAGCCTTTTGTTGCAGTAACAAAACTCAATATTCCATTCATGATTGTTTCAATAGTGGGATGGTTTTTGGGATTCAATTCAGGTAATGTCATTCTCTCTGCAATTGGTTTTCTCCTTGCAGGGTTTGTAATGGGCGAAAGGCCAGGATATGGAAGAAAGGAGACAGCAATAGGTTTGATTGTTGCTATTGTCGCTTATGTATTATTAAAATGGACAGTATGA
- a CDS encoding 4Fe-4S binding protein, giving the protein MSSLMWYIFDFARKAWADAFANAKSEPEISEKPERFRDFPKVNKEYCIGCGACTVSCPSPNAIKLVRDEDTEEGAGMTYPVIKLGACIRCGFCAEVCPTDPKTLECGLNHLILPEFNIIPSKRQYIVDDYLCIKCKKCLKQCPVDAISEVDGKVVVDPLTCISCGDCLDVCPVNGAMKAVFVDNLQDQKDLILLCVDYLEEYINSKEDDLRSLEKNGLLQYDVPLSNIWDKALKIIPDEEIALEIITNAVNRLKVRIIDWDKDKCKKCQLCIPDCPTGCISFDEAEDTIVRDKDRCLRCSICYQTCPFSVIKYFISKFSLDDGENIHVTVKASNLNDDLFME; this is encoded by the coding sequence ATGTCATCTCTAATGTGGTATATTTTTGATTTTGCCCGTAAGGCATGGGCTGATGCATTTGCAAATGCAAAATCAGAGCCTGAAATCTCCGAAAAACCGGAACGTTTCAGGGACTTCCCAAAAGTCAATAAAGAGTATTGTATTGGATGTGGCGCATGTACCGTATCCTGTCCTTCACCGAATGCAATCAAGCTGGTTCGTGATGAGGACACAGAGGAAGGTGCGGGTATGACATATCCTGTAATTAAATTGGGAGCATGTATCCGTTGCGGTTTCTGTGCTGAGGTTTGCCCAACCGATCCGAAAACATTGGAATGTGGTTTGAATCATTTGATTTTACCGGAATTCAATATCATTCCGTCAAAAAGACAATATATTGTTGACGATTATTTATGTATTAAATGTAAAAAGTGTTTAAAACAATGTCCTGTCGATGCGATAAGCGAAGTGGACGGGAAAGTTGTTGTGGACCCTCTCACATGCATTTCATGTGGGGACTGTCTTGATGTATGTCCAGTCAACGGTGCAATGAAAGCAGTGTTTGTCGATAACTTGCAAGACCAAAAGGATTTGATTCTTTTGTGTGTGGATTATCTTGAGGAATACATTAATTCCAAAGAGGACGATTTGAGGTCCTTGGAGAAAAACGGTTTGCTGCAATATGATGTGCCGTTGTCAAATATATGGGATAAGGCCTTGAAAATCATTCCTGATGAGGAGATTGCATTGGAGATTATAACCAATGCGGTTAATAGGCTTAAAGTCAGAATAATCGACTGGGATAAGGATAAATGTAAGAAATGCCAGTTATGTATTCCTGATTGTCCAACAGGATGTATTTCATTTGACGAAGCTGAGGATACAATTGTAAGAGATAAGGATAGATGTTTAAGATGCAGTATTTGTTACCAAACATGTCCGTTTTCAGTAATCAAATACTTCATTTCCAAGTTCTCACTTGATGACGGTGAGAACATTCATGTTACAGTAAAGGCATCTAATCTGAATGATGACTTGTTTATGGAGTGA
- a CDS encoding respiratory chain complex I subunit 1 family protein, whose product MNLMAEILIQVIIAFLGGSLLLGLHRKVMARVQKRPGPPIVQQLIHSLKFFFKETAFPKTVSKVFYIGIVFILALIWIVGVIVGPVAHDSLLILFGVYAVYKIVEHNSGSSSGSPYGKLSCVRAVLSAATELPLFAAIVFVYLVTGTMNIGEIITYQSVHGPLIYSIPLAALMFFMLIITKSPYSPFAITKDKVLISGFETEHFGFLRGFMLFSEAIAWYVLLWVFLTIFFGPLNAVGYLIGMIVISFVTGFINATTPLLSPNHSVMTQITLGAICFFGTVLMIFTGVVA is encoded by the coding sequence ATGAATTTAATGGCAGAAATCTTAATTCAGGTTATTATTGCATTTCTAGGGGGAAGCCTTCTTCTGGGATTGCATAGGAAGGTAATGGCACGTGTACAGAAACGTCCGGGACCGCCGATTGTACAGCAGTTAATACACTCTTTGAAATTCTTCTTCAAGGAAACTGCATTTCCAAAAACAGTGTCAAAGGTATTTTATATAGGCATTGTATTTATCCTGGCATTGATTTGGATTGTTGGTGTTATTGTAGGTCCTGTAGCTCACGATTCCTTATTAATATTATTTGGTGTTTATGCAGTCTACAAGATTGTTGAGCACAACTCCGGATCAAGTTCCGGTTCTCCGTACGGTAAATTGAGTTGTGTAAGGGCAGTATTGTCAGCGGCCACTGAATTGCCGTTGTTTGCAGCTATAGTATTCGTTTATCTGGTGACCGGCACAATGAACATTGGAGAAATTATCACTTATCAATCAGTTCATGGTCCTTTGATATATTCAATTCCGTTAGCAGCCTTAATGTTCTTTATGTTAATCATTACAAAATCCCCATACTCTCCATTTGCGATTACAAAGGACAAGGTTTTGATTTCCGGATTTGAAACTGAGCACTTTGGATTCCTGAGAGGTTTCATGTTGTTTTCCGAAGCGATAGCATGGTATGTGCTGCTTTGGGTGTTCCTGACAATATTCTTCGGCCCATTGAATGCCGTAGGATATCTGATTGGAATGATTGTGATTTCATTCGTCACAGGATTCATTAACGCAACAACTCCGCTTTTAAGTCCAAATCATTCAGTCATGACCCAAATTACCTTAGGAGCAATCTGCTTCTTCGGAACAGTATTGATGATATTTACAGGAGTGGTAGCATGA
- a CDS encoding DUF1959 family protein — translation MDDDAKLELMQRRIVKSFAVQRDVIIPLSKEFDCTVEELEDVFFHLFDMSSLQTLHATFESAQDICLYQKLNADLRLCWFNGTFEVISDEDAKNLKMELIEEIKNGKSYEEALKEGQLKLFELLKKEAIY, via the coding sequence ATGGATGATGATGCTAAATTAGAATTGATGCAAAGAAGAATAGTAAAGAGTTTTGCTGTGCAGAGGGATGTTATAATTCCACTTTCCAAGGAATTCGATTGTACTGTTGAGGAATTGGAGGATGTGTTCTTCCATCTGTTCGATATGTCCTCCCTTCAGACATTGCATGCGACATTTGAATCTGCTCAGGACATCTGCCTATATCAGAAATTGAATGCGGATTTGAGGCTGTGCTGGTTCAACGGCACTTTTGAAGTCATATCAGATGAGGATGCCAAAAATCTTAAAATGGAATTGATTGAAGAGATTAAGAATGGAAAATCCTATGAGGAAGCCTTGAAAGAAGGGCAATTAAAATTATTTGAATTATTGAAAAAAGAAGCTATATATTAA
- a CDS encoding DUF788 domain-containing protein → MVNQKITCIILLVLSTLAILACLVINFEAWIVYAVAIFGIPTWVLSLGLLTMAKAKPEDVEERVKEPFTGY, encoded by the coding sequence ATGGTAAATCAAAAAATCACATGTATTATCTTATTGGTTTTATCAACATTAGCTATTCTTGCATGTTTGGTCATAAACTTTGAGGCATGGATAGTCTATGCTGTAGCTATATTTGGTATTCCAACATGGGTTTTATCCTTGGGTCTGTTGACAATGGCCAAGGCAAAGCCTGAAGATGTAGAAGAAAGAGTGAAGGAGCCATTCACCGGGTATTAA